In Acyrthosiphon pisum isolate AL4f unplaced genomic scaffold, pea_aphid_22Mar2018_4r6ur Scaffold_21169;HRSCAF=23212, whole genome shotgun sequence, one DNA window encodes the following:
- the LOC107884640 gene encoding uncharacterized protein LOC107884640, which translates to MRQAKSDGLLIEVRGNTEEVSAVRAEIARLEGADIGVRTLQQRELLEVRDLDQWSDGPEVLAAMASASGCDTGALKLVGLRKRFGGAQLALVSEPKEVTQAILKQGRLRVGMVSCSVRLCDAKIRCFRCLAHGHTAK; encoded by the coding sequence ATGAGGCAAGCCAAGTCCGACGGTCTCCTCATCGAGGTTCGTGGCAATACTGAAGAGGTGTCAGCGGTGAGAGCAGAAATCGCGAGATTAGAAGGAGCTGATATTGGGGTCAGGACCCTACAGCAGAGGGAGCTGTTAGAGGTCAGAGACCTGGATCAATGGTCAGATGGACCTGAAGTTCTCGCAGCAATGGCATCGGCCTCAGGGTGCGACACGGGCGCACTAAAGCTCGTTGGTTTGCGGAAGCGCTTCGGTGGAGCACAGCTCGCCTTGGTCTCCGAACCTAAAGAAGTGACGCAGGCAATCCTGAAACAAGGGAGACTAAGGGTCGGCATGGTGAGTTGCAGCGTCAGGCTCTGCGACGCCAAAATTAGGTGTTTTCGGTGCCTGGCACATGGACACACAGCAAAGTAG